The Gemmatimonadaceae bacterium region TCAAAGACCGGTTCGGTGCTCGAGAACGAACGCACGACCGTTCCCTTCGTGTCGAGCACCTCGAGCTTCACCTCGCCGCTCGCGTCACGCGGGAGGTAGTAGTCGATGAGTCCTCCCGGTGGCGGGTTCTCTCCGGCCGGAAGCTCGGGTGGCCACGGTGTCGGCTCGTTGGTGGCGAAGCGCACGCGCACGGCAGTCCCTGGCTTGAACAGGTAGGGACTGCCTGACGAGAGCGCCTGGCGCGCCGCCGCCGCCTGGCGCAGCGGCGTCACGTTGTCGAGGATCCAGAAACCGCGACCGTGCGTTCCGGCGATGAGGTCGGCGCAGAGGCAGGTGGAGTCATCCTTGATCTGCAGGTCGCGAACCGAAATCGCCGGCATGCCGTTTCGGAGCGACTGCCAGTGATCGCCGTCGTCGAACGAGACCCAGACCTGCGCGTCGGTCGCCGCGTACAGCAGGCCGCGCTGCCGCGGGTCTTCGCGGATGGAATTGGCCACCGCACCACCCGGAATCCCGGTGTTGATCTCGGTCCACGACTTCCCGCCATCGTGTGTGCGATAGAAGTGCGGATTGATGTCGTCGAGCCGGAGCGTATTGGCGGCGGCGTATGCCGTGAGATTGTCGAAGTGTCCGGCCTCGATGTTGAAGATCCGGGTCCATGGCCTGATCGATGGCGGCGTGACGTTGCGCCACGAGGTGCCCCCGTCGGTCGTGACCTGGATGAAGCCGTCGTCGGTCCCGACCCAGATCGTCGACAGCGACCGAGGCGAGGGTGAGAGGGCGGTGATGCTTCCCCACGGGCCGGGCGTGACGGTGGAGGCGTACTTGCCGGCGTTGGCCGGCACCGCCCACGTCTGGCGGGTGAGGTCCGGGGAGATGCGGGTCCAGGAGTGCGCCTTGTCGGTGCTCTTCCATACCACGTTCGACGCGTAGTACAGCGTCCGCTGGTCGACCGGTGAAAAGTGCAACGGCATGGTGCGCACGTTGCGGTTCATCGCCCCGCCGCCTGGGAGCGTTCCCGAGACGTCAGGCCCCACCTGCTGCGTCTGGCGCGTGCGACGATCGTAGCGCGACACTCCGGACCGCTGGCTCCCGAACACCACGTCGGGATCGGTCGGATCCGGCGCCGCCATGCCGTACTCCTGGATGTTGACGGGATGCCAGTCGTGGAACGTGATGCGTCCGTCGTCCGAGCGGCTCTGCACACACGCCGACCCCGAGTCCTGCTGACCGCTGCAGACGCGGTACGGGAAGGAGAAGTCGGTGGTGACGTGGTACATCGCCGCGGTGTTCTGGTTGTACCAGTTGCTCCATGACACGCCGCGATTGGCTGACACCACCGCGCCCTGGTCCGCGACGGCGACGATGATCTTCGGATCGTTGGGGTTGATCCAGATCCGCTGGTAGTCGTCGCCGCCGGGGGCGCCACGCACCGCGCTCCAGGTCAGGCCGCCGTTCTCGGTGCGCCACATCACGACCGAGGCGCTGTACACCACGTCCGGGTTGCGTGGGTCGACGGCGAGAGTGGGGAGATCGCCTCCGCCAATGCGCGAGAGCGGGCGCATGTCCTGCTTCGCCTCCGGCGTCTCGTTGCGCGCGCCGAGGATCGGCTGATACCAGGTGGCCCCGCCGTCCGTCGACTTGTAGAAGCGGATCGGCCCCTCGCCCGGCGCGACGACGGCGTAGAGGACGTTGGTGGCGCTGGGTGCGACCGCGATATTCGCCTGAAGCGTCGAGGGCAGGCCCATCGAGAGCTGGGTCCACGTGGTGCCGCCGTCCGTCGACTTGAAAATCCCCATTCCCGCGCCGTTGAAGGCACGCCCTTCGATGAAGCTCTCCTGCTGCTGCCAGAGCGTGGCGTAGACGATGTTCGGGTTGCCGGGGTCGATCACCACCTCGTTGGCGCTGGTGTATTCATCCTTGAACAGCACCTTCTCGAAGGTCCGCCCACCGTCCATCGACCGAAACACCCCACGCTCGGCGTTAGGCGCGTACGGGTGGCCAAGGACTGCGACGAAGAGACGGTTCTCGTTGCCCGGATCGACGGCGATCGCGGCGATCATCTGGCTCTCGCGCAGTCCCAGGTGCGTCCACGTCGCGCCACCATCGATCGACTTGTACACCCCGTCGCCGATCGAGAGGTCGGGGCGGATGATCCCGGCCCCGCTTCCTACATAGATGACGCGGGGATTGGACGGCGCCACGGCGATCGCGCCGATGGATCCCGTGGACTCCCGGTCAAAGAGCGGCACCCAGTTGGCGCCGAAGTCCGTCGAGCGCCACACACCGCCGTTGTCGAAACCGGCGTAAAAGGTGTTGGGCTGACTGGCGACGCCGGAGACGGCGCGCGCGCGCCCGGCACGTGTGGGGCCGATGTCGCGCCAGCGCATCTGCGAAAAGTCCAGATCCTGCGCGTCGAGGCGCGCCACGGGGACGACCGAGGCAAGGGAGACGACGGCACCGAGCACGGAGCCAGCCACGGCATGGCGAATGATCGAACGCATGGCACACATGGCACGCATGGTATGGATGAATGGCAGGTGGAGGAGCGGCCGACACCCGAACATGTCGTCGCGCACACGAAGCCGACAGGATGAAGTT contains the following coding sequences:
- a CDS encoding glycoside hydrolase, whose amino-acid sequence is MRWRDIGPTRAGRARAVSGVASQPNTFYAGFDNGGVWRSTDFGANWVPLFDRESTGSIGAIAVAPSNPRVIYVGSGAGIIRPDLSIGDGVYKSIDGGATWTHLGLRESQMIAAIAVDPGNENRLFVAVLGHPYAPNAERGVFRSMDGGRTFEKVLFKDEYTSANEVVIDPGNPNIVYATLWQQQESFIEGRAFNGAGMGIFKSTDGGTTWTQLSMGLPSTLQANIAVAPSATNVLYAVVAPGEGPIRFYKSTDGGATWYQPILGARNETPEAKQDMRPLSRIGGGDLPTLAVDPRNPDVVYSASVVMWRTENGGLTWSAVRGAPGGDDYQRIWINPNDPKIIVAVADQGAVVSANRGVSWSNWYNQNTAAMYHVTTDFSFPYRVCSGQQDSGSACVQSRSDDGRITFHDWHPVNIQEYGMAAPDPTDPDVVFGSQRSGVSRYDRRTRQTQQVGPDVSGTLPGGGAMNRNVRTMPLHFSPVDQRTLYYASNVVWKSTDKAHSWTRISPDLTRQTWAVPANAGKYASTVTPGPWGSITALSPSPRSLSTIWVGTDDGFIQVTTDGGTSWRNVTPPSIRPWTRIFNIEAGHFDNLTAYAAANTLRLDDINPHFYRTHDGGKSWTEINTGIPGGAVANSIREDPRQRGLLYAATDAQVWVSFDDGDHWQSLRNGMPAISVRDLQIKDDSTCLCADLIAGTHGRGFWILDNVTPLRQAAAARQALSSGSPYLFKPGTAVRVRFATNEPTPWPPELPAGENPPPGGLIDYYLPRDASGEVKLEVLDTKGTVVRSFSSTEPVFDPDPGKDMAAYDAVCQKNPTAAYCGLPLYWPAPQYIISTKAGMHRFSWDLRFDPVSPQDLIPAGDEEATGAVPGRTYPNYNVPWVPAGSYTVRLTVEGKTYTQPIEVKLDPRVKIAPAVLAQINALSVEMYQGAVSAHRAFNDAKALASKVASLSGTAAEALKSELESLAPTGQRRTMPGGFRRRGAPVATPSLEQVSNALQSAGMALQATEARPTAVQVGACEAARRQLAAVMARWRTAQARAAALGVGR